In Corynebacterium nuruki S6-4, the following proteins share a genomic window:
- a CDS encoding 3-phenylpropionate/cinnamic acid dioxygenase subunit beta, with translation MIPMTDTYLNPATLNGATSTGSSVLDEDADTLPLADAATHFELNQFYFREAEFLDDGRFADWLDMLGEELHYWAPTRTNRLRRQQALSVSAPGEAAYYDETKDSLAWRIRRFDSGMAWAEDPPSRTRHLISNISARERGDGLLQVRSAFIVYRNRLQTEHDIYAGGRNDVIRRGGEHDFEVVKRTILFEQNVLLMKNISTFF, from the coding sequence GTGATCCCCATGACCGACACCTACCTGAACCCTGCCACTCTCAACGGTGCGACCAGTACCGGAAGCTCCGTCCTCGACGAGGATGCCGACACACTCCCCCTGGCGGACGCCGCGACGCACTTCGAACTTAACCAGTTCTACTTCCGCGAGGCCGAATTCCTCGATGACGGCCGATTCGCCGACTGGCTCGACATGCTGGGCGAGGAGCTCCACTACTGGGCACCCACCCGCACCAACCGACTCCGCAGACAGCAGGCGCTGTCAGTCTCCGCACCGGGGGAAGCCGCCTACTACGACGAGACGAAGGATTCACTCGCCTGGCGCATCCGACGGTTCGATTCCGGGATGGCCTGGGCCGAAGACCCGCCGAGCCGGACCCGGCATCTCATCTCCAACATCAGCGCCCGCGAACGCGGGGACGGACTCCTGCAGGTCCGCAGCGCCTTCATTGTGTACCGCAACCGACTGCAGACCGAACACGACATCTACGCCGGCGGCCGCAACGACGTTATCCGACGTGGTGGCGAGCACGACTTCGAGGTGGTCAAACGGACCATCCTCTTCGAGCAGAACGTACTGCTCATGAAGAACATCAGCACGTTCTTCTGA
- a CDS encoding non-heme iron oxygenase ferredoxin subunit: MNTMTSQSIVVAHVGDVDEDEGIVIDAAVTGTVGDIALFFDGATYYALDDTCTHETASLADGWVEDGCVECPLHAAKFCLGDGSVQSMPATESVAAHTVVVDGDDIRIIPNPDRLVK; encoded by the coding sequence ATGAACACCATGACCAGTCAGTCGATTGTCGTCGCCCATGTCGGAGACGTGGACGAGGACGAGGGCATCGTCATCGACGCCGCCGTCACCGGGACCGTCGGAGACATCGCCCTGTTCTTCGACGGTGCCACCTACTACGCCCTCGACGACACCTGCACCCACGAGACCGCATCTCTCGCGGACGGCTGGGTGGAGGACGGTTGCGTGGAATGTCCGCTGCACGCAGCGAAGTTCTGCCTCGGAGACGGGTCCGTTCAGTCGATGCCCGCCACCGAGAGCGTCGCCGCGCACACCGTGGTCGTCGACGGCGACGACATCAGGATCATCCCGAATCCGGACAGGCTGGTGAAGTGA
- a CDS encoding NAD(P)/FAD-dependent oxidoreductase: MTGSAQSTSPDTTPDTAQATARDAGRVVIVGAGLAGFSAATELRRLGHVGPITVVDGEPATYDRPPLSKRLFEDDFTLDSLAFASAAELADLDIDARFGLPVTGLTLTSDAAAAGTAGTVTLADGTVLDADTVLLATGGRARVLPVPGTDLPQVGVLRTFTDAEKLRAAVTSGTRVAVVGAGLIGAELASALLGQGAEVTLIDPVAVPLVPAVGELLATHLQAMHAARGIRVVTGTTESITVVTDGVRVAVRGADPVIVDRVVVGIGMVPDTRLAEQAGIRCDNGIVVDAAFRTSAPGVYAAGDVARVQDTDGTLTRREEHWEAAQLAGQEAAHALLGLPVPARGAGWFWSDRHGHHLESVGRMAGPGEIVVRPGGDHPTVFLLADGRLVGAAAVDEPKTIRAARGLIDRGIPVTAGELSDPSVQLRKLLKTKA, encoded by the coding sequence ATGACCGGTTCAGCCCAGAGCACATCCCCGGACACGACGCCGGACACAGCACAGGCCACAGCGCGGGACGCCGGACGCGTCGTCATCGTCGGCGCCGGCCTCGCCGGCTTCAGCGCCGCGACCGAACTGCGCCGGTTGGGCCATGTCGGCCCGATCACCGTCGTCGACGGCGAACCGGCGACCTACGACCGCCCACCGCTGAGCAAGCGACTCTTCGAGGACGACTTCACCCTGGATTCCCTCGCTTTCGCGAGCGCCGCCGAACTCGCCGACCTGGACATCGACGCCCGGTTCGGCCTCCCCGTCACCGGCCTGACTCTCACGTCGGACGCCGCCGCTGCGGGCACTGCCGGCACTGTCACCCTCGCCGACGGCACCGTACTCGACGCGGACACCGTGCTGCTGGCCACCGGAGGGCGCGCCCGGGTCCTGCCCGTTCCTGGTACGGATCTGCCCCAGGTGGGTGTCCTGCGGACGTTCACGGATGCGGAAAAACTCCGCGCTGCGGTCACCTCCGGAACCCGAGTCGCCGTGGTCGGCGCCGGACTGATCGGCGCAGAGCTCGCCTCCGCCCTACTGGGACAGGGCGCTGAGGTCACGCTCATTGACCCGGTCGCCGTGCCGCTGGTCCCCGCGGTCGGCGAACTGCTGGCCACCCACCTGCAGGCCATGCACGCGGCACGTGGCATCCGTGTCGTCACCGGAACCACCGAGAGCATCACGGTTGTCACTGACGGCGTCCGGGTGGCGGTCCGGGGTGCCGACCCGGTCATCGTCGACCGGGTCGTCGTCGGCATCGGGATGGTCCCGGACACCCGTCTTGCAGAACAGGCGGGCATCCGGTGTGACAACGGAATTGTCGTCGACGCGGCATTCCGGACTTCCGCCCCCGGTGTGTACGCTGCCGGCGACGTGGCCCGTGTCCAGGACACCGACGGCACTCTGACCCGGCGCGAAGAGCACTGGGAAGCCGCCCAACTCGCCGGACAGGAAGCCGCCCACGCGCTGCTCGGCCTGCCTGTCCCGGCACGAGGTGCCGGATGGTTCTGGTCTGACCGGCACGGCCACCATCTCGAATCCGTCGGCCGGATGGCCGGTCCCGGCGAGATCGTGGTCCGCCCCGGTGGCGACCACCCCACCGTCTTCCTGCTCGCTGACGGTCGGCTCGTCGGCGCCGCCGCCGTCGACGAACCGAAGACAATCCGGGCCGCCCGGGGCCTCATCGACAGAGGCATCCCGGTCACCGCCGGAGAACTGTCCGACCCGTCGGTACAGCTCCGGAAACTCCTCAAGACGAAGGCGTGA
- a CDS encoding aromatic ring-hydroxylating dioxygenase subunit alpha: MIDRPNGMVDRAIFTDRSLYEQELARVFATSWLFLGHVDQVQKPGDFFTTYMGEDPVIVTMDKKKQIRCFLNSCRHRGARVLRADYGKTKNFTCTYHGWAYDLEGRLINAPNADAYPGGELDPEEWGLVEVAQLDTVLGLIFATWNPEAPALLDQLGDMKWYMEAFLDRDSEGTTVVGGITKWVLKGNWKLAAEQFGTDWYHVNMSHASALMVLSPTGKGPKQSIAATPGRQYSDEHGNGTGFPVHPKSRFDAQPVHEYYDYAALTERLGEARVHGPLTTGHATIFPNFSYLPVNGSIRVWHPKGPDEMEVWSWTVLDKSMPEEVRNAQRLYNLRTFGPSGIFEQDDGENWSEIQAISHGWRTNTVPLNYQMGLGSERHDGIHRGETSELYSDAAGRKFYSRWAELMSTPAWHERKNA; this comes from the coding sequence ATGATCGACCGTCCCAACGGCATGGTCGACCGGGCCATCTTCACTGACCGGTCGCTGTACGAACAGGAACTTGCCAGGGTCTTCGCCACCAGCTGGCTTTTCCTCGGGCATGTCGACCAGGTGCAGAAACCCGGGGACTTCTTCACCACCTACATGGGTGAGGACCCGGTCATCGTGACCATGGACAAGAAGAAGCAGATCCGCTGTTTCCTCAACTCCTGTCGTCACCGTGGTGCCCGGGTGCTGCGTGCGGACTACGGGAAGACGAAGAACTTCACCTGCACCTACCACGGCTGGGCTTATGACCTGGAGGGACGTCTGATCAACGCCCCGAACGCGGACGCCTACCCCGGAGGAGAACTCGATCCGGAAGAATGGGGCCTGGTCGAGGTCGCCCAGCTCGATACCGTCCTCGGCCTCATCTTCGCCACCTGGAACCCGGAGGCACCCGCACTGCTCGACCAGCTCGGGGACATGAAGTGGTACATGGAGGCTTTCCTCGACCGCGACTCCGAAGGCACGACCGTCGTCGGCGGCATCACGAAGTGGGTGCTGAAGGGGAACTGGAAACTGGCCGCCGAACAGTTCGGCACCGACTGGTACCACGTCAACATGTCGCACGCCTCGGCGCTGATGGTGCTCTCCCCCACCGGGAAAGGGCCGAAGCAGTCCATCGCCGCGACCCCGGGCCGCCAGTACTCCGACGAACACGGCAACGGCACCGGTTTCCCGGTCCATCCGAAGAGCCGCTTCGACGCACAACCGGTCCATGAGTACTACGACTACGCCGCGCTCACCGAACGGCTCGGCGAAGCGCGGGTCCACGGCCCGCTCACCACCGGCCACGCCACGATCTTCCCGAACTTCTCCTACCTGCCGGTCAACGGCAGCATCCGGGTCTGGCACCCGAAGGGTCCGGACGAGATGGAGGTCTGGTCCTGGACTGTCCTGGACAAGTCCATGCCCGAGGAGGTCCGCAACGCACAGCGTCTGTACAACCTGCGCACCTTCGGCCCCTCCGGGATTTTCGAGCAGGACGACGGCGAGAACTGGAGCGAAATCCAGGCCATCTCCCACGGCTGGCGGACCAACACGGTCCCACTCAACTACCAGATGGGTCTCGGTTCGGAACGCCATGACGGCATCCACCGGGGTGAGACCAGCGAGCTGTACAGCGATGCCGCCGGCCGCAAGTTCTACAGCCGATGGGCCGAGCTCATGAGCACTCCCGCCTGGCACGAAAGGAAGAACGCATGA